DNA from Archaeoglobus veneficus SNP6:
GCTGAATGAGACGATCGTATATCTCCTCAACCTGATCAACGTCCAAACCGAGGAAGTTGGGGATTTCAAATGGAGAAACTCCCGTGTAGAGAGACATTATTATCTGTTTTTCTGTCTCGGACAGCTCTATGTCTGCTGCAACCTTATCAAAGCCACCAAATATGAATTGCTGGAGTATGTTCAGTATTTCGTCTCTGGCATATATGTACGCCTCCACCGTAAATTCCATGTTGTTCTCGACTTCTGAAAACTGGATATCAAGCACCTTCTTCATTTCACCATTGACATCTCTTTCGTCTCTTCTAACAAGCTGAATCTTATCCAGATCTATTTTGATGAACTTTCCCGATTCCGTAACCAGCCTTATTTTATTGTCCTTAACTGCAATCTGTGCCTTCTCCCACTTAACGTTTCTCTGAACCACGCCACCTTTAGTAACAGGGTACTTAACCAGCACTATCTTTCTGTTGAGAAGGAGTTCTATGAGAGAAAGCTTGAATCTTTCAAGGTCCTGTC
Protein-coding regions in this window:
- a CDS encoding CheF family chemotaxis protein, producing MKEVKVEDIIGRFISPAASDGKRFRDAAWVPGRLILSNLNIWLIGKDRKKKIPLTRIVDIGGRLDLNTEIAHTPFYLLIKHIGPKNEKLVSLITSSKRQDLERFKLSLIELLLNRKIVLVKYPVTKGGVVQRNVKWEKAQIAVKDNKIRLVTESGKFIKIDLDKIQLVRRDERDVNGEMKKVLDIQFSEVENNMEFTVEAYIYARDEILNILQQFIFGGFDKVAADIELSETEKQIIMSLYTGVSPFEIPNFLGLDVDQVEEIYDRLIQLGVLKEVRKRKEVVLTTRGKNLASEALGSE